The following proteins are co-located in the Dromiciops gliroides isolate mDroGli1 chromosome 2, mDroGli1.pri, whole genome shotgun sequence genome:
- the NPY4R2 gene encoding neuropeptide Y receptor type 4-2, giving the protein MNSTTFSNLLAALPQGQNSTWRKGILSNFSDHCQNSIDMNTFLVIAYSLETFIGILGNLCLVGVVIRQKEKANVTNILIANLAFSDFIMSLFCQPFTLIYTIMDYWIFGDAMCKLSAFIQCMSVTVSVLSLVLIALERYHMITNPLGYMPNMVQAYLGIVVTWLIACFLAMPFMANTILRNVFEMNQSKAMDFLVDKAVCTESWPTAQHKSIYTILLLFLQYFAPLTFIIVCYLRIHRRLKRRRDLFKKNEHSLGVMQMKRINSVLFSMVAAFAICWLPLHVFNGLEDWYHEAIPICYGNLIFLVCHLVAMASTCINPIIYGFLNSNFKKEMKSLFLICQSKPSKEIYEQLPLSTVQSEISKDSLKLSSEPNPV; this is encoded by the coding sequence ATGAATTCAACTACTTTTTCCAATCTACTGGCAGCATTACCCCAAGGTCAAAACAGCACCTGGAGAAAGGGTATCCTATCAAATTTCTCAGATCATTGCCAGAATTCCATTGACATGAATACCTTCCTCGTCATTGCTTACAGTTTGGAGACCTTCATAGGTATCTTAGGCAATCTGTGTCTGGTGGGAGTGGTAATTAGACAGAAGGAGAAAGCCAATGTGACTAATATCCTCATTGCAAATCTGGCTTTCTCAGACTTTATTATGAGTCTCTTTTGCCAACCTTTTACACTCATCTACACCATCATGGACTACTGGATCTTTGGAGATGCCATGTGTAAACTGTCTGCCTTTATCCAATGCATGTCAGTGACGGTGTCTGTTCTCTCTCTTGTTCTGATTGCCCTGGAAAGATATCATATGATCACCAATCCCTTAGGCTACATGCCTAACATGGTTCAGGCCTACCTAGGGATTGTGGTCACTTGGCTCATCGCCTGCTTCTTAGCTATGCCTTTCATGGCCAATACCATTTTGAGGAATGTGTTTGAAATGAACCAATCCAAAGCCATGGATTTTTTGGTGGACAAGGCTGTTTGCACAGAATCCTGGCCGACAGCTCAACACAAATCCATTTATACCATCCTCCTGCTATTCCTCCAATATTTTGCCCCTTTGACCTTCATCATTGTGTGCTACCTGCGCATCCATCGCCGCCTGAAGAGGAGAAGGGAcctttttaagaaaaatgaacACTCCTTGGGGGTAATGCAGATGAAGAGGATCAACTCCGTGCTTTTCTCCATGGTTGCGGCTTTTGCCATTTGTTGGTTACCCCTGCATGTTTTCAATGGCCTTGAGGACTGGTATCATGAAGCTATTCCCATTTGCTATGGGAACCTAATTTTCTTGGTGTGTCATTTGGTCGCCATGGCATCCACCTGCATCAACCCCATCATCTATGGGTTTCTGAATAGTAActtcaaaaaggaaatgaagtcacTATTCCTCATTTGCCAGAGTAAGCCTTCAAAGGAAATCTATGAGCAATTACCTCTGTCAACTGTGCAGAGTGAAATCTCAAAAGACTCTTTGAAGTTGAGCTCTGAGCCCAACCCTGTCTAG